In a single window of the Nicotiana tomentosiformis chromosome 8, ASM39032v3, whole genome shotgun sequence genome:
- the LOC138897954 gene encoding uncharacterized protein: protein MRATETEGVEFASYRLKGVAYSWFEMWEDSCEEGSPPARWSEFVDAFIDQFLPAETKAAHAVEFETLKQGSKNVWEYHMEFVCLSKYVVHMMPTMAARRAVKIARQIKMVCDQERGPVSDKRPRYFGYFSGASSRGRGTFVRVHPPRPFQLALQASPGASGSRGPYVSHPRKLSYSAPSALISAPPIQR, encoded by the exons atgcgtgctactgagacggagggagtagagttcGCCTCCTATCgtttgaaaggggtggcatattcctggtttgagatgtgggaggattcctgtgaggaggggagccctccggcgagatggagtgagttcgtggatgccttcatagaccaaTTCTTGCCTGcagagactaaggcagcccatgctgtggagtttgagacccttaaacagggtagtaagaatgtgtgggagtatcacatggagtttgtATGCCTGTCgaagtatgttgttcatatgatgccgactatggCGGCAAGg AGAGCCGTAAAGATTGCTAGACAGATCAAGATGGTCTGTGATCAAGAGAGGGGGCCGGTAtcagataagaggcctcgttattttggatatttcagtggcgcctcatctagaggcaggggtacttttgttAGGGtccatcctcctaggccatttcaGTTGGCACTTCAGGCATCCCCCGGTGCTTCAggtagtcgtggtccttatgtatctcatcCTAGGAAGCTatcctacagtgcaccatcagctcTTATTAGTGCGCCTCCGATCCAGCGCTAA